Within the Serratia sp. UGAL515B_01 genome, the region AATTCCAGCGGCAGTCATCGCCCTGATTGCTTTCATTATACTGGGTATGAACCAACATAGCGCTTTTGATGATACGGTCACCAACAGTGAACTGACGCGATTTAATGAACTATTCCATATTACACCGTGGAATCTGCTACCTCTGCTTTTCTTATTGATACTATCTGTTTGCAAGGTCCCTGCCGCTTTGGCGATCATGAGCTCAGCCTTACTGGCAGGTATTATGACGCCATTTTTACAGTCGCAGGTGCTTGAACGTTTTATTGCTGAGCCTGATCTTGTTTCACCTCTGGTTGCCATTAAGGCAATCTGGTTGGCTATGGCAACCGGTTTCCAGGAAAATTCAGGGTTGGCACAGATTGATGCCCTACTCTCACGTGGTGGGATGGACAGTATGTTGCTGACGATCTGGCTGATTCTTGGCGCCGTCACCTTCGGCATAATGGTGGATGACTTTGGCCTGCTCAACAAATTGGTTACACCGCTGTTGCTTCGTGCCAGAACCATTGGCCGTTTGTTTACTTCGGTGGTTGCCACTGCAATAGGGTTGAACATTACCGCAGGTGACCAGTACATTGCTTTGCTGCTACCTACCCGCCTGTTCAAAGCTGAGTTCGCTAAACGAGGATTAGCGCCAGAAAACCTCTCAAGGGCAGTCTCCGACGCGGGTATTGTTACTTCTCCCCTGGTCCCCTGGAACTCTTGTGGTGCCTATATGGCTGCAGTGTTGGGGGTTTCAACTATGGCCTACATGCCGTTTGCCGTGTTCAATATTGCTGCACCACTGCTCACTCTCGCT harbors:
- a CDS encoding Na+/H+ antiporter NhaC family protein translates to MALNNKKMRTVKAPSYLDAMIPIVTLIVLVGASVAIFGLNAVNGPLQVGVILSTMVTSIIILKNGHSWEEISESGRKGIATVSGAIFILFSVGALIGTWNMSGTIPTMVYYGILLISPNWFYPISFLVCIGVSLSIGSSWTTAGTLGVGLVGLANMLGLSPEITAGAVISGAYVGDKISPLSESTVLAAQLNSVELYKHIRSQLWSTIPAAVIALIAFIILGMNQHSAFDDTVTNSELTRFNELFHITPWNLLPLLFLLILSVCKVPAALAIMSSALLAGIMTPFLQSQVLERFIAEPDLVSPLVAIKAIWLAMATGFQENSGLAQIDALLSRGGMDSMLLTIWLILGAVTFGIMVDDFGLLNKLVTPLLLRARTIGRLFTSVVATAIGLNITAGDQYIALLLPTRLFKAEFAKRGLAPENLSRAVSDAGIVTSPLVPWNSCGAYMAAVLGVSTMAYMPFAVFNIAAPLLTLALGISGINIRRIPVTPVVADSK